In Melanotaenia boesemani isolate fMelBoe1 chromosome 16, fMelBoe1.pri, whole genome shotgun sequence, the following proteins share a genomic window:
- the LOC121655879 gene encoding EGF-containing fibulin-like extracellular matrix protein 1 isoform X2 translates to MLGICVCLCAVFTQVLSQETREPISVTCTEGYKYDTATGQCTDIDECETLEDACKGGMRCYNHYGGYICLPKSAIIYVTKDTGEQVPLADPVRQAPVQPSQPQIPSVFPGMPSSSQAHRTIHCAPGFTADEQNICRDIDECATGRHACGPEQTCYNTRGSFMCLCPLGYQRNGDHCVDRDECALSHYCMHGCVNTQGSYYCECNVGYMLANNNLSCIDVNECDVQSPCQHHCYNLIGSFLCQCDQGFELAADLVSCEDIDECSLSSYMCQFQCVNTPGSYSCECPQGYQLQGSRLCQDINECETGSHSCQEDEMCWNYYGGFRCYPRNPCEPPYTQTSENRCICRSHTECQSLPPSILYKYMSIQAERSVPADIFQIQATNVYTNTHNTFRIKAGNEAGEFFLRRSSNVSAMLVLTKPLTGPREYIVDLEMITHHLTMNYRSSSLLRLTVIVGPYAF, encoded by the exons ATGCTGGGGATctgcgtgtgtctttgtgcggtTTTCACACAGGTTCTCTCTCAGGAGACTCGGGAGCCAATCTCCGTCACA TGTACAGAGGGATATAAGTATGACACAGCCACAGGGCAATGCACAG acaTTGACGAATGTGAAACTTTAGAGGATGCCTGCAAAGGTGGAATGCGGTGTTACAACCACTATGGTGGATACATCTGTCTCCCCAAGAGTGCTATCATCTATGTTACTAAGGACACAGGAGAGCAGGTGCCATTGGCTGATCCAGTACGGCAAGCCCCTGTCCAACCAAGCCAGCCTCAAATCCCATCAGTGTTTCCAGGTATGCCCAGCAGTTCACAGGCCCACCGGACCATTCACTGTGCACCGGGCTTCACTGCTGATGAGCAGAACATTTGTAGAG ACATAGATGAATGTGCAACAGGCAGACACGCTTGTGGACCTGAACAGACGTGCTACAACACCAGAGGCTCCTTCATGTGTCTGTGTCCTCTGGGCTATCAGAGGAACGGAGATCACTGTGTCG ACAGAGATGAGTGTGCCCTGAGCCACTACTGCATGCATGGATGTGTGAACACCCAGGGTTCATACTACTGTGAGTGTAACGTAGGTTACATGTTGGCTAACAACAACCTCAGCTGTATTG ATGTAAATGAATGTGATGTGCAGAGCCCCTGTCAACATCACTGCTACAACCTGATTGGCTCCTTCCTCTGCCAGTGTGACCAGGGCTTTGAACTGGCTGCAGACCTGGTCTCCTGTGAAG ACATCGATGAGTGCAGCTTGTCCAGCTACATGTGTCAGTTCCAGTGTGTTAACACCCCTGGAAGTTACTCTTGCGAGTGTCCACAAGGATATCAGCTCCAAGGAAGCAGGTTGTGTCAAG ACATAAATGAGTGTGAGACGGGGTCCCATAGCTGTCAAGAGGATGAAATGTGCTGGAACTATTACGGAGGCTTCCGCTGCTATCCCAGAAACCCCTGCGAGCCACCTTACACTCAGACATCTGAAAA TCGCTGTATCTGTCGGTCTCATACTGAGTGCCAGAGTCTCCCGCCATCAATACTCTACAAATACATGAGCATCCAAGCAGAGCGCTCTGTGCCAGCAGACATCTTCCAAATTCAAGCCACCAATGTATACACCAATACACACAACACCTTTAGGATTAAAGCTGGGAATGAGGCAGGAGAATTTTTCCTTAGG cgCTCCAGCAATGTGAGTGCTATGTTGGTGCTCACCAAGCCTTTGACAGGGCCCAGGGAGTACATTGTGGACCTGGAGATGATCACTCACCATCTGACCATGAACTACCGCTCCAGCTCTCTGCTGCGACTCACCGTCATAGTGGGGCCTTACGCCTTCTGA
- the LOC121655879 gene encoding EGF-containing fibulin-like extracellular matrix protein 1 isoform X3, producing MILHSLSAQSLVNLVTVLLRRLVNMLGICVCLCAVFTQVLSQETREPISVTCTEGYKYDTATGQCTDIDECETLEDACKGGMRCYNHYGGYICLPKSAIIYVTKDTGEQVPLADPVRQAPVQPSQPQIPSVFPGMPSSSQAHRTIHCAPGFTADEQNICRDVNECDVQSPCQHHCYNLIGSFLCQCDQGFELAADLVSCEDIDECSLSSYMCQFQCVNTPGSYSCECPQGYQLQGSRLCQDINECETGSHSCQEDEMCWNYYGGFRCYPRNPCEPPYTQTSENRCICRSHTECQSLPPSILYKYMSIQAERSVPADIFQIQATNVYTNTHNTFRIKAGNEAGEFFLRRSSNVSAMLVLTKPLTGPREYIVDLEMITHHLTMNYRSSSLLRLTVIVGPYAF from the exons ATGATCTTGCACTCTCTATCCGCTCAGTCCCTCGTGAATCTTGTTACAGTGCTTCTCCGACGCTTGGTCAACATGCTGGGGATctgcgtgtgtctttgtgcggtTTTCACACAGGTTCTCTCTCAGGAGACTCGGGAGCCAATCTCCGTCACA TGTACAGAGGGATATAAGTATGACACAGCCACAGGGCAATGCACAG acaTTGACGAATGTGAAACTTTAGAGGATGCCTGCAAAGGTGGAATGCGGTGTTACAACCACTATGGTGGATACATCTGTCTCCCCAAGAGTGCTATCATCTATGTTACTAAGGACACAGGAGAGCAGGTGCCATTGGCTGATCCAGTACGGCAAGCCCCTGTCCAACCAAGCCAGCCTCAAATCCCATCAGTGTTTCCAGGTATGCCCAGCAGTTCACAGGCCCACCGGACCATTCACTGTGCACCGGGCTTCACTGCTGATGAGCAGAACATTTGTAGAG ATGTAAATGAATGTGATGTGCAGAGCCCCTGTCAACATCACTGCTACAACCTGATTGGCTCCTTCCTCTGCCAGTGTGACCAGGGCTTTGAACTGGCTGCAGACCTGGTCTCCTGTGAAG ACATCGATGAGTGCAGCTTGTCCAGCTACATGTGTCAGTTCCAGTGTGTTAACACCCCTGGAAGTTACTCTTGCGAGTGTCCACAAGGATATCAGCTCCAAGGAAGCAGGTTGTGTCAAG ACATAAATGAGTGTGAGACGGGGTCCCATAGCTGTCAAGAGGATGAAATGTGCTGGAACTATTACGGAGGCTTCCGCTGCTATCCCAGAAACCCCTGCGAGCCACCTTACACTCAGACATCTGAAAA TCGCTGTATCTGTCGGTCTCATACTGAGTGCCAGAGTCTCCCGCCATCAATACTCTACAAATACATGAGCATCCAAGCAGAGCGCTCTGTGCCAGCAGACATCTTCCAAATTCAAGCCACCAATGTATACACCAATACACACAACACCTTTAGGATTAAAGCTGGGAATGAGGCAGGAGAATTTTTCCTTAGG cgCTCCAGCAATGTGAGTGCTATGTTGGTGCTCACCAAGCCTTTGACAGGGCCCAGGGAGTACATTGTGGACCTGGAGATGATCACTCACCATCTGACCATGAACTACCGCTCCAGCTCTCTGCTGCGACTCACCGTCATAGTGGGGCCTTACGCCTTCTGA
- the LOC121655879 gene encoding EGF-containing fibulin-like extracellular matrix protein 1 isoform X1: MILHSLSAQSLVNLVTVLLRRLVNMLGICVCLCAVFTQVLSQETREPISVTCTEGYKYDTATGQCTDIDECETLEDACKGGMRCYNHYGGYICLPKSAIIYVTKDTGEQVPLADPVRQAPVQPSQPQIPSVFPGMPSSSQAHRTIHCAPGFTADEQNICRDIDECATGRHACGPEQTCYNTRGSFMCLCPLGYQRNGDHCVDRDECALSHYCMHGCVNTQGSYYCECNVGYMLANNNLSCIDVNECDVQSPCQHHCYNLIGSFLCQCDQGFELAADLVSCEDIDECSLSSYMCQFQCVNTPGSYSCECPQGYQLQGSRLCQDINECETGSHSCQEDEMCWNYYGGFRCYPRNPCEPPYTQTSENRCICRSHTECQSLPPSILYKYMSIQAERSVPADIFQIQATNVYTNTHNTFRIKAGNEAGEFFLRRSSNVSAMLVLTKPLTGPREYIVDLEMITHHLTMNYRSSSLLRLTVIVGPYAF; this comes from the exons ATGATCTTGCACTCTCTATCCGCTCAGTCCCTCGTGAATCTTGTTACAGTGCTTCTCCGACGCTTGGTCAACATGCTGGGGATctgcgtgtgtctttgtgcggtTTTCACACAGGTTCTCTCTCAGGAGACTCGGGAGCCAATCTCCGTCACA TGTACAGAGGGATATAAGTATGACACAGCCACAGGGCAATGCACAG acaTTGACGAATGTGAAACTTTAGAGGATGCCTGCAAAGGTGGAATGCGGTGTTACAACCACTATGGTGGATACATCTGTCTCCCCAAGAGTGCTATCATCTATGTTACTAAGGACACAGGAGAGCAGGTGCCATTGGCTGATCCAGTACGGCAAGCCCCTGTCCAACCAAGCCAGCCTCAAATCCCATCAGTGTTTCCAGGTATGCCCAGCAGTTCACAGGCCCACCGGACCATTCACTGTGCACCGGGCTTCACTGCTGATGAGCAGAACATTTGTAGAG ACATAGATGAATGTGCAACAGGCAGACACGCTTGTGGACCTGAACAGACGTGCTACAACACCAGAGGCTCCTTCATGTGTCTGTGTCCTCTGGGCTATCAGAGGAACGGAGATCACTGTGTCG ACAGAGATGAGTGTGCCCTGAGCCACTACTGCATGCATGGATGTGTGAACACCCAGGGTTCATACTACTGTGAGTGTAACGTAGGTTACATGTTGGCTAACAACAACCTCAGCTGTATTG ATGTAAATGAATGTGATGTGCAGAGCCCCTGTCAACATCACTGCTACAACCTGATTGGCTCCTTCCTCTGCCAGTGTGACCAGGGCTTTGAACTGGCTGCAGACCTGGTCTCCTGTGAAG ACATCGATGAGTGCAGCTTGTCCAGCTACATGTGTCAGTTCCAGTGTGTTAACACCCCTGGAAGTTACTCTTGCGAGTGTCCACAAGGATATCAGCTCCAAGGAAGCAGGTTGTGTCAAG ACATAAATGAGTGTGAGACGGGGTCCCATAGCTGTCAAGAGGATGAAATGTGCTGGAACTATTACGGAGGCTTCCGCTGCTATCCCAGAAACCCCTGCGAGCCACCTTACACTCAGACATCTGAAAA TCGCTGTATCTGTCGGTCTCATACTGAGTGCCAGAGTCTCCCGCCATCAATACTCTACAAATACATGAGCATCCAAGCAGAGCGCTCTGTGCCAGCAGACATCTTCCAAATTCAAGCCACCAATGTATACACCAATACACACAACACCTTTAGGATTAAAGCTGGGAATGAGGCAGGAGAATTTTTCCTTAGG cgCTCCAGCAATGTGAGTGCTATGTTGGTGCTCACCAAGCCTTTGACAGGGCCCAGGGAGTACATTGTGGACCTGGAGATGATCACTCACCATCTGACCATGAACTACCGCTCCAGCTCTCTGCTGCGACTCACCGTCATAGTGGGGCCTTACGCCTTCTGA